The nucleotide window ACAGCGATGTTCGGCAGTTGCAGAACGCCGGCGGATCCGAACAGAATTGTCATCTGGCATCAAATGCGTGTTGATGAGCGTGTGATTCTTGAGGATCAGATGAAGCAGTTCATGGTCGCCAATCCCGGAATCACCGTTGAGGCGATCTACAAGGAAACCGAGGAATTGCGTTCGGGCTTTATTGTCGCTGCAATTGCAGGACAAGGACCTGACCTCGTGTATGGTCCCTCCGATCAAGTCGGCCCGTTTGAAGTCATGGGCATCATCGAACCGTTGCAAATGTTGTTCGAGCAGGAGTATCTCGACAAGTTCATCACAAAAGGCCTGACGTACTATAACGGGCATCTCTACCAGATTGCCGACAAGTTGGGAAACCATCTCACACTTGTGTACAACAAAGATCTTCTCACATCCCCGCCGCAGACGGATGAGGAGTTGATTGAGATAGGGAAGAAGCTGACAGTCTCCAAAGGAGGAAAGACTGTCCAATACGGGTTGTGCTGGAATTACACCGAGCCGTTCTTCTTCATTCCGTTCATGACAGGCTTCGGCGGCTGGGTGATGACGGATGATGGCGTACCGACGCTGGATTCGCGAGGGACGATTGATGGATTGAAGTTCATTCAGGATTTGAGGGACAAGCACAAGATTATTCCGGGC belongs to Bacteroidota bacterium and includes:
- a CDS encoding extracellular solute-binding protein, yielding MIRIRIKHFVFPATFFLLTAMFGSCRTPADPNRIVIWHQMRVDERVILEDQMKQFMVANPGITVEAIYKETEELRSGFIVAAIAGQGPDLVYGPSDQVGPFEVMGIIEPLQMLFEQEYLDKFITKGLTYYNGHLYQIADKLGNHLTLVYNKDLLTSPPQTDEELIEIGKKLTVSKGGKTVQYGLCWNYTEPFFFIPFMTGFGGWVMTDDGVPTLDSRGTIDGLKFIQDLRDKHKIIPGEADYNIADALFKDGKSAMIVNGDWSWAGYKKAGINIGVAPLPKIVSTGLWCAPMISPKGFSLNANVPVEKRPLVISFLEFIM